One genomic segment of Mycolicibacterium chubuense NBB4 includes these proteins:
- a CDS encoding MBL fold metallo-hydrolase, producing the protein MADTSSSAGRLYFKQLLSGRDFAAADVIAQQMRNFAYLIGDRQTGDAVVVDPAYAAQDLVDVLEADGMHLSGVLVTHHHPDHVGGSMMGFELKGLAELLERVSVPVHVNTHEADWVSRITGIAPSELTAHQHGDTVSVGAIDIELLHTPGHTPGSQCFLLDGRLVAGDTLFLEGCGRTDFPGGNVDDMFRSLQALARLSGDPTVFPGHWYSAEPSASLSEVRTTNYVYRASNLDQWRMLMGG; encoded by the coding sequence ATGGCTGACACCTCATCGAGCGCTGGGCGTCTCTACTTCAAGCAATTGCTGTCGGGCCGCGATTTCGCCGCCGCCGACGTGATCGCCCAGCAGATGCGGAACTTCGCCTATCTCATCGGCGACCGCCAGACCGGCGACGCCGTCGTCGTCGATCCCGCGTATGCGGCGCAGGATCTGGTGGACGTGCTCGAGGCCGACGGCATGCACCTGTCCGGCGTGCTGGTCACCCACCACCACCCCGACCATGTGGGGGGCTCGATGATGGGCTTCGAACTCAAAGGTCTGGCCGAGCTGCTGGAGCGGGTCAGCGTGCCCGTGCACGTCAACACCCACGAAGCGGACTGGGTCTCGAGGATCACCGGCATCGCACCCAGTGAGCTGACGGCGCACCAGCACGGCGACACGGTCAGCGTCGGCGCGATCGACATCGAGCTGCTGCACACCCCGGGACACACCCCCGGCAGCCAGTGCTTCCTTCTCGACGGCCGGCTAGTCGCCGGTGACACCCTGTTCCTCGAGGGATGCGGCCGCACCGACTTCCCCGGCGGCAACGTCGACGACATGTTCCGCAGCCTGCAGGCACTGGCCCGGCTCTCCGGTGACCCCACGGTGTTCCCCGGTCACTGGTACTCCGCGGAGCCGAGCGCCTCGCTGTCGGAGGTGCGCACCACTAACTACGTCTATCGCGCCAGCAACCTCGATCAATGGCGCATGCTGATGGGTGGCTGA
- the rpmG gene encoding 50S ribosomal protein L33 gives MASSTDVRPKITLACEVCKHRNYITKKNRRNDPDRLEIKKFCPNCGKHQAHKESR, from the coding sequence GTGGCGTCCAGTACCGACGTACGGCCGAAGATCACTTTGGCGTGCGAGGTGTGCAAGCACCGCAACTACATCACGAAGAAGAACCGCCGCAACGATCCCGATCGGCTCGAGATCAAGAAGTTCTGCCCCAACTGCGGCAAGCACCAGGCCCACAAAGAGTCGCGCTAG
- the hadA gene encoding (3R)-hydroxyacyl-ACP dehydratase subunit HadA: protein MSFLDEYVGLHYRHPDHYVVGREKIREYATAVKNDDPAFFDEKAAADLGYDALLAPLTFISVFGYQAQSAMFATAGIGITDAKIVQVDQSLKFVRPIKAGDTLFCDVWIDSVRQAHGTDIIVTKNVVSNSNGDVVQESYTTLAGRSEEDGESGFSDGIA, encoded by the coding sequence GTGTCTTTCTTGGACGAGTATGTCGGGTTGCACTACCGCCATCCCGACCATTACGTCGTCGGACGCGAGAAGATCCGCGAGTACGCCACGGCTGTCAAGAACGATGATCCCGCCTTCTTCGACGAGAAGGCCGCCGCCGATCTCGGCTACGACGCCCTGCTGGCGCCGCTGACCTTCATCTCGGTGTTCGGGTATCAGGCGCAGTCGGCGATGTTCGCCACCGCCGGCATCGGCATCACGGACGCGAAGATCGTGCAGGTGGATCAGTCGCTGAAGTTCGTGCGGCCGATCAAGGCGGGCGACACGCTGTTCTGCGACGTCTGGATCGACTCGGTGCGCCAGGCGCACGGCACCGACATCATCGTCACCAAGAACGTCGTCAGCAACAGCAACGGCGACGTCGTACAGGAGTCCTACACCACCCTTGCAGGGCGGAGCGAAGAAGACGGGGAGAGTGGCTTTTCCGATGGCATTGCGTGA
- the hadB gene encoding (3R)-hydroxyacyl-ACP dehydratase subunit HadB, producing MALREFSSVKVGDQLPEKVITLTRADLVNYAGVSGDLNPIHWDDDIAKQVGLDTAIAHGMLTMGLGGGYVTAWVGDPAAVTEYNVRFTAVVPVPNDGKGAEIVFNGRVKSVDEDSKSVTIALTATAGGKKIFGRAVATAKLA from the coding sequence ATGGCATTGCGTGAGTTCAGTTCGGTCAAGGTCGGCGATCAGCTGCCCGAGAAGGTCATCACGTTGACCCGGGCGGACCTGGTCAACTACGCCGGGGTCTCCGGCGATCTCAACCCGATTCACTGGGACGACGACATCGCCAAGCAGGTCGGCCTGGACACCGCGATCGCCCACGGCATGCTGACCATGGGCCTCGGTGGCGGTTACGTCACCGCCTGGGTCGGTGACCCGGCCGCCGTCACCGAGTACAACGTGCGCTTCACCGCGGTGGTGCCGGTGCCCAACGACGGCAAGGGCGCCGAGATCGTGTTCAACGGGCGCGTGAAGTCCGTCGACGAGGACTCGAAGTCGGTCACCATCGCGCTGACGGCCACCGCCGGCGGTAAGAAGATCTTCGGCCGGGCCGTGGCCACGGCCAAGCTGGCATAG
- the hadC gene encoding (3R)-hydroxyacyl-ACP dehydratase subunit HadC, producing the protein MALKIDIRGMVWKYPEPYVVGHEQIRQYANAVKANDATSHSLEAARAAGHEALIAPPTFMSIFAVMIQRHFFQHNDLGFETLQIVQVDQRFQFHRPIKAGDELEGTLYVVSVDERFGADIVTTRNTLIDQHGELVMESFTTLMGHSGENSISAGWDPETGQVMRKPVIHDAGEDTKDVDEPATPGTD; encoded by the coding sequence ATGGCACTCAAGATCGACATCAGGGGCATGGTCTGGAAGTACCCCGAGCCTTACGTAGTGGGCCACGAGCAGATCCGCCAGTACGCCAACGCCGTCAAGGCGAACGACGCGACGAGCCACAGCCTGGAGGCGGCGCGGGCGGCGGGACACGAGGCGCTGATCGCGCCCCCGACGTTCATGTCGATCTTCGCGGTGATGATCCAACGGCACTTCTTCCAGCACAACGACCTCGGCTTCGAGACCCTGCAGATCGTTCAGGTGGACCAGAGATTCCAGTTCCACCGGCCGATCAAGGCGGGTGACGAACTCGAGGGAACGCTGTACGTCGTGAGCGTCGACGAACGTTTCGGCGCGGACATCGTCACCACCCGCAACACCCTGATCGATCAGCACGGCGAGCTGGTCATGGAGTCGTTCACCACGCTGATGGGCCACAGCGGCGAGAATTCGATCTCGGCCGGATGGGATCCCGAGACGGGGCAGGTGATGCGCAAGCCCGTCATCCACGACGCCGGCGAAGACACCAAAGACGTCGACGAGCCGGCGACCCCGGGAACGGATTAG
- the secE gene encoding preprotein translocase subunit SecE, whose protein sequence is MSDERDAGTDNGAQTGDGDTRGQTAVVTRPLRPTGKRSRRGVLAELEADTETAPETETSDRKDDGRPKAKKKTAKKPKEGPSRNPIAFIWNYLKEVVAELRKVIWPNRKQMISYTTVVLVFLAFMVALIGGVDVGLAKLVSIVFG, encoded by the coding sequence GTGAGCGACGAGCGCGACGCAGGCACCGACAACGGCGCACAGACCGGTGACGGTGACACGCGCGGCCAGACCGCGGTCGTGACCCGACCGCTGCGGCCCACAGGTAAGCGATCACGGCGCGGCGTGCTGGCCGAGCTCGAGGCCGACACCGAGACGGCGCCGGAAACCGAGACCTCGGACCGCAAGGACGACGGCCGTCCGAAGGCGAAGAAGAAGACCGCGAAGAAGCCCAAGGAAGGGCCGTCACGGAACCCGATCGCCTTCATCTGGAATTACCTGAAGGAAGTCGTCGCCGAGCTGCGCAAGGTCATCTGGCCCAACCGCAAGCAGATGATCAGTTACACCACGGTCGTGCTCGTGTTCCTCGCGTTCATGGTCGCGCTGATCGGCGGAGTGGACGTGGGCCTGGCCAAGCTCGTGAGCATCGTCTTCGGGTGA